One genomic region from Salvia hispanica cultivar TCC Black 2014 chromosome 2, UniMelb_Shisp_WGS_1.0, whole genome shotgun sequence encodes:
- the LOC125203695 gene encoding auxin-responsive protein SAUR50-like, translating into MDSPKGRNRKGAIFKMWERCKSFKKGGGIKSLPLNVEVAPVGCFPIYVGPEKERFVIKTEHVNHRLFKILLEEAESEYGYCHKGILMLPCEVDHFLDVLMEMDCYFDQQIGCNFAARNSYSYHFLTPQRVIAA; encoded by the coding sequence ATGGATTCACCAAAGGGTAGAAACAGGAAAGGAGCAATCTTCAAGATGTGGGAGAGGTGCAAATCCTTTAAAAAAGGTGGTGGCATAAAATCATTGCCTCTGAATGTTGAGGTGGCTCCGGTGGGGTGTTTCCCGATCTACGTGGGCCCGGAAAAAGAGAGGTTCGTGATCAAAACCGAGCATGTTAATCACCGGCTATTCAAGATTCTACTGGAAGAAGCTGAATCTGAGTATGGATATTGTCACAAGGGCATCTTGATGCTGCCATGCGAAGTCGATCACTTCCTAGATGTGTTGATGGAGATGGATTGTTACTTTGATCAACAAATCGGCTGCAATTTTGCTGCTAGGAATAGCTACTCTTACCATTTTCTTACCCCACAAAGAGTTATCGCCGCTTAA
- the LOC125207992 gene encoding glutaredoxin-C5-like, whose amino-acid sequence MQYQQSESRMYYSESLERVVRLASGSAVVIFSVSTCCMCHAVKRLFCGMGVNPTVYELDQDPRGHEIEMALSHLLGGDSAVPVVFIGGKLVGAMDRVMASHIGGTLVPLLKEAGALWL is encoded by the coding sequence ATGCAGTACCAGCAATCAGAGTCACGCATGTACTACTCGGAGTCTCTGGAGAGGGTGGTGCGGCTGGCGTCCGGCAGCGCGGTGGTGATATTCAGCGTGAGCACGTGCTGCATGTGCCATGCAGTCAAGCGCCTTTTCTGTGGGATGGGAGTCAACCCGACTGTCTATGAGCTTGACCAAGACCCCCGTGGCCACGAGATCGAGATGGCCTTGTCCCACCTCCTCGGCGGCGACTCCGCTGTGCCTGTCGTTTTCATCGGGGGCAAACTCGTGGGTGCGATGGACAGAGTTATGGCCTCGCATATCGGCGGCACTTTGGTTCCCCTGCTTAAGGAAGCTGGCGCGCTCTGGCTTTGA